A stretch of Lachancea thermotolerans CBS 6340 chromosome D complete sequence DNA encodes these proteins:
- the NVJ1 gene encoding Nvj1p (conserved hypothetical protein): MHNRSILQNSLLFGAPVALIAGILSQFFMPSAEWLLAHGQAGEFSPAVPTTVELENVVHTCHCARQVLSWHDVLVFLKNELLRVNPQVALLAFNLMLILLQMLSSRKMPRAHDEDNAEADLEGEDDETSKFMSFVPKYDSRERALLQFQKLKSKPLNFKYGSDDSYSVRDSSDDAVSLERLLRKFSRRGRSSEVNSTKLKKSQPPETPSSAQTSTIDLSIAVMTPQLTNSVGRSHCTSRTSSFSKRELKNCLVGTPESQSMSFHQPSPAKSSVLSTKVTQEQVYSQPFIY, from the coding sequence ATGCATAACCGATCGATACTGCAGAATAGCCTTCTATTTGGAGCGCCGGTCGCCTTAATAGCTGGCATTTTGTCGCAGTTCTTTATGCCGAGTGCTGAATGGCTTCTGGCACACGGGCAAGCTGGAGAGTTTTCGCCAGCTGTTCCAACTACTGTGGAACTCGAAAATGTGGTGCACACCTGCCATTGTGCTAGGCAGGTGTTGAGTTGGCACGACGTTTTggtatttttgaagaatgaGCTTCTCAGAGTGAACCCTCAAGTAGCTCTTCTTGCGTTCAATCTAATGCTAATTCTACTCCAGATGCTGAGCTCAAGGAAAATGCCAAGGGCCCATGACGAAGACAACGCAGAGGCTGACCTTGAGGGGGAAGACGATGAGACAAGCAAGTTTATGAGCTTTGTCCCCAAGTACGATTCTCGcgaaagagctcttcttcagttccaaaagctcaaaagcaagcCGCTAAACTTTAAATACGGGTCTGACGACTCGTATAGCGTACGAGACTCTAGCGACGATGCGGTAAGCTTAGAAAGACTGCTTCGAAAGTTTTCTAGAAGAGGCAGGTCTTCAGAGGTGAACTCAACAAAGCTAAAAAAGAGCCAACCCCCAGAGACCCCTTCATCGGCTCAAACGTCAACGATCGACCTATCTATCGCGGTGATGACGCCTCAGTTGACAAACAGCGTCGGCAGGTCACATTGTACCTCtcgaacttcttcattctcGAAAAGGGAGCTAAAAAACTGTCTTGTAGGTACGCCAGAGTCCCAATCTATGTCTTTTCACCAGCCATCACCTGCCAAGTCAAGTGTTTTAAGTACCAAAGTCACCCAGGAACAGGTTTATTCTCAGCCCTTCATATATTAG
- the EGD2 gene encoding Egd2p (similar to uniprot|P38879 Saccharomyces cerevisiae YHR193C EGD2 Alpha subunit of the heteromeric nascent polypeptide-associated complex (NAC) involved in protein sorting and translocation associated with cytoplasmic ribosomes) produces MSEIPENSNVSIFSKNEKKAREAILKLGLKQVPGISRVTFRKKNNQIFAIERPEVYRSHGGNFVVFGEAKVDDFPQRLAKAQQEAQLAGPGVAAAGADAISKDPQSIQADMEAAAAANENKVAEVEEESSGPVDETGLNQDDIELVMQQANVPRQKAAKALREHNSDIVNAIMSLS; encoded by the coding sequence ATGTCCGAAATTCCAGAAAACTCCAACGTGTCGATCTTTAGCAAGAACGAGAAAAAGGCCAGAGAGGCCATTTTGAAGTTGGGCTTGAAGCAAGTCCCAGGTATTTCTCGTGTTACCTTcagaaagaaaaacaacCAAATTTTCGCCATTGAGAGACCAGAGGTCTACAGATCCCACGGTGGCAACTTTGTTGTCTTCGGCGAGGCCAAGGTTGACGACTTCCCACAGAGACTTGCCAAGGCACAGCAGGAGGCCCAGCTAGCTGGCCCTGGCGTTGCCGCGGCTGGTGCTGACGCGATCTCCAAGGACCCTCAGTCGATCCAAGCTGACATGGaggccgctgccgctgccaaCGAGAACAAGGTTGCTGAGgttgaggaagagagcTCGGGCCCCGTCGATGAAACTGGACTCAACCAGGACGACATCGAACTGGTCATGCAACAGGCTAATGTTCCAAGACAAAAGGCTGCCAAGGCTTTGCGCGAGCATAACTCTGACATCGTGAATGCCATCATGTCTTTGTCTTAA
- the MDM31 gene encoding Mdm31p (highly similar to uniprot|P38880 Saccharomyces cerevisiae YHR194W MDM31 Mitochondrial Distribution and Morphology) — MQRLKTLPNLLLKYKVYTGIAHQRAVSPFVPSYAGLYYVQARSSTLRHARWNSHHVREGGDHENKKTPRETNTALPNQSLHKGGEQGKSHFKFITERDRLLVQTTGILQKLKINLKWTLTRSMKPFNSDDISAFISWVLVSNVILIILGTTTFASLIIYLMNTVLAQEYVATQVGNLLTKNSALSVVFESAIVPDWSSGKICFNKVFVSRRPKLTQSFTKGSQNEAAERAKLAISERLLVSREDFDDGNYAQFDLTMDQVEISLSFSKWINGRGILDEVTINGLRGVVDRTHVFWKEDDDPKNYLNIHQPGDFEISRFEMNDVLFTLYQPNGFRPFQVSFFNCELPQLRKHWLFFDFMNANNISGTYDNSLFSIHKKYKVDDSPLNPSPWKKVTRMRVDNLSIDHLNAGVKGPFGWIREGQVDMVGDILLPDEDPDALQLSEMFSVIGQRLFKEAKRHSSIILPEQFQLPERNDIDPQRYFIMDFFLRLHNVTAEVPLFTNDLSYINSALIRPIVGYINSRRTYIPIRCRVVKDISDFEGSWTLYDSALMDDLSLEVYDAFAEYAADDNRKHLRLKRIGFWSLQVLIQLVLMSLGSIA, encoded by the coding sequence ATGCAAAGGCTCAAGACGCTGCCGAACCTGTTATTAAAATATAAAGTATACACCGGTATCGCGCATCAAAGAGCAGTATCGCCTTTTGTTCCTTCATATGCTGGGCTATATTACGTCCAGGCGCGCTCATCAACGCTGCGGCACGCAAGGTGGAATAGCCATCATGTTAGGGAAGGCGGCGATCatgagaacaaaaagacgcCCCGAGAAACAAATACAGCTCTTCCAAACCAATCACTTCACAAAGGCGGTGAGCAAGGCAAATCACacttcaaattcatcacTGAGCGAGATCGCTTACTAGTTCAGACTACTGGAATTTtacaaaagttgaagattaATTTGAAATGGACGCTTACGCGCTCAATGAAGCCGTTCAACTCAGATGACATCAGTGCTTTCATTTCTTGGGTCCTAGTCAGCAATGTTATCCTTATAATTTTAGGGACCACGACGTTTGCGTCGTTAATAATATACTTGATGAATACAGTGCTTGCTCAGGAATATGTAGCCACACAAGTTGGCAACCTTCTGACAAAAAATAGTGCTCTTTCTGTTGTGTTCGAAAGTGCTATTGTTCCTGATTGGTCATCTGGGAAGATTTGCTTCAACAAGGTGTTCGTATCGCGCAGGCCCAAACTTACACAGAGCTTTACAAAGGGGTCACAGAatgaagctgcagaaagAGCTAAGCTGGCGATTAGCGAAAGACTCTTAGTCAGCAGGGAAGATTTTGACGATGGAAACTACGCGCAATTTGATCTTACAATGGATCAGGTCGAgatatctttgagctttaGTAAGTGGATCAACGGAAGGGGaattttggatgaagtcACTATCAATGGGCTACGTGGAGTGGTGGATAGGACCCACGTCttttggaaagaagacgatgatCCAAAAAATTATTTGAATATTCATCAACCTGGCGACTTCGAGATATCGAGATTTGAGATGAACGATGTCTTATTTACTCTTTACCAGCCTAATGGGTTCAGACCATTCCAGGTgagttttttcaattgtGAGCTGCCACAGTTGCGAAAGCATTGGCTGTTTTTCGACTTTATGAATGCCAATAATATCAGCGGAACCTACGACAACTCGCTGTTCTCCATCCACAAAAAATATAAGGTCGATGATTCCCCGTTAAATCCTTCTCCATGGAAGAAGGTCACTCGCATGCGTGTCGACAACTTAAGCATTGACCACCTGAATGCGGGTGTGAAAGGCCCCTTTGGGTGGATTCGGGAGGGACAAGTTGACATGGTTGGTGACATTTTGCTTCCTGACGAAGATCCAGATGCCTTACAGCTGAGCGAAATGTTTTCAGTCATCGGACAGCggcttttcaaagaagccaaaCGTCATTCGTCAATAATCCTTCCAGAACAATTTCAACTGCCTGAGCGAAACGATATTGATCCTCAACGGTACTTCATAATGGACTTTTTTTTGCGGCTCCACAACGTTACCGCAGAAGTACCACTGTTCACAAACGATCTCAGCTACATAAACAGTGCACTAATCAGGCCTATTGTTGGCTACATCAACTCCAGAAGGACATACATCCCTATCAGGTGCCGAGTTGTCAAAGATATATCAGATTTTGAGGGTTCTTGGACGCTCTACGATAGTGCTCTTATGGACGACTTAAGTCTTGAAGTTTACGACGCTTTTGCCGAGTACGCAGCGGATGATAATAGAAAACATCTACGTCTGAAAAGAATCGGATTTTGGTCGTTGCAAGTGTTAATACAGCTAGTCCTGATGAGCTTAGGGTCCATCGCTTGA
- the MNS1 gene encoding mannosyl-oligosaccharide 1,2-alpha-mannosidase (similar to uniprot|P32906 Saccharomyces cerevisiae YJR131W MNS1 Alpha-1 2-mannosidase involved in N-linked oligosaccharide biosynthesis catalyzes the removal of one mannose residue from Man9GlcNAc to produce a single isomer of Man8GlcNAc integral to the ER membrane) encodes MVLFKGIGASIAIAAYLLFLYYSLQSSSYKRTEIEATFLQAWKGYAAHGWDADIYGPLSKTTSNMYGSKAKPLGWIIIDSIDTMLLMYNSTTSSSNKNLFKHELVKVESWVTRDLDYDIDASVSLFETTIRMLGGLLSAYYLSNELLLGDPTVYLNKAKDLADRMLPAFNTSTGIPYSSINLHTGASQKNHVDEGASSTAEFTTLQLEFKYLSAITADNRYWKAVEKAYKPLYEQNDLIKKYKGLVSIYTYPDTGTFRGSNIRLGSRGDSFYEYLLKQYLQTHERIYYDLYRVSVEGIKENLLSKSNPSGLTYIGEKERGLSGPLSSKMDHLVCFMGGLLAMGATEGLPISEARNQQFWDQKREEDWTLAQELTYTCYQMYHQVPSGLAPEIVVFNDKYASGIVGAWQSADGDFFIKPADSHNLQRPETVESIMFLYHLTKEQKYRDWGWEIFQSFRRHSGVNCKKSDTECAYTSITNVLSEPPSKGDNMESFWLAETLKYLHLLFQDDVDLTGLVFNTEAHPFPVIPEQNLKAHNLVTGWHL; translated from the coding sequence AtggttcttttcaaagggATAGGTGCGAGTATAGCAATAGCGGCTTATCTCCTGTTTTTATACTATAGCCTACAGTCATCGTCCTATAAGAGGACAGAAATCGAGGCGACTTTCCTACAAGCATGGAAAGGCTATGCAGCTCACGGGTGGGATGCCGACATCTACGGACCGCTATCCAAAACTACCTCTAACATGTATGGGTCAAAGGCGAAACCTTTGGGCTGGATTATCATTGACTCCATTGATACAATGCTTCTCATGTACAATTCCACTACGAGTTCTTCGAACAAGAATTTGTTCAAACACGAACTCGTAAAAGTCGAAAGTTGGGTAACCAGGGATCTTGATTATGACATCGATGCGAGTGTCTCTCTTTTCGAAACAACCATCCGCATGTTAGGTGGGCTTCTTTCTGCGTACTATCTCTCGAATGAACTCTTGCTCGGAGATCCTACTGTTTATCTgaacaaagcaaaagaCCTGGCGGACCGAATGCTTCCAGCGTTTAACACTTCAACTGGAATTCCGTACTCAAGCATCAACTTGCATACTGGCGCTTCGCAAAAGAATCATGTCGATGAGGGTGCATCCTCAACAGCTGAATTCACAACCCTGCAATTAGAATTCAAATACTTGAGCGCAATTACAGCTGATAACAGGTACTGGAAAGCTGTAGAGAAAGCCTATAAGCCCCTATATGAACAGAATGATCTGATCAAGAAATATAAAGGACTAGTGTCAATTTACACATATCCTGATACCGGAACCTTCAGAGGATCTAACATAAGGCTAGGCTCTCGAGGCGATTCGTTTTACGAGTACTTACTCAAGCAGTACCTCCAAACGCACGAAAGAATTTACTACGACCTATATCGTGTATCAGTCGAAGGAATAAAAGAAAACTTATTATCTAAGTCCAACCCAAGTGGGCTTACTTATATTGGCGAAAAGGAACGCGGACTTTCTGGGCCGCTGTCCTCTAAAATGGACCACCTTGTATGTTTCATGGGAGGACTGTTAGCCATGGGAGCTACTGAAGGCCTACCAATTTCGGAGGCTCGCAACCAGCAGTTTTGGGATCAGAAACGAGAGGAAGATTGGACTTTGGCACAGGAGCTTACTTACACTTGTTATCAAATGTATCATCAAGTTCCGTCTGGGTTAGCCCCCGAAATTGTTGTGTTCAACGATAAATACGCAAGCGGAATCGTAGGCGCTTGGCAATCTGCAGATGGCGACTTTTTCATCAAGCCGGCTGACTCTCATAACTTACAGAGGCCTGAAACTGTTGAATCCATTATGTTTCTGTATCATTTAACCAAAGAGCAAAAATACAGGGACTGGGGATGGGAAATTTTTCAGTCTTTCAGGCGGCACTCGGGTGTAAACTGCAAGAAATCTGACACTGAGTGCGCTTATACTTCGATCACAAATGTGCTTTCAGAACCGCCTTCTAAAGGTGACAACATGGAAAGTTTCTGGCTCGCAGAAACGTTGAAATACCTCCATTTATTATTTCAGGATGACGTCGACTTGACTGGTTTGGTTTTCAACACAGAGGCACACCCTTTTCCAGTCATACCCGAACAGAATCTCAAAGCGCATAACCTAGTCACTGGGTGGCATCTGTAG
- the NMD5 gene encoding Nmd5p (similar to uniprot|P46970 Saccharomyces cerevisiae YJR132W NMD5 Karyopherin a carrier protein involved in nuclear import of proteins importin beta homolog), with protein sequence MDPNTLLQCFAGTLNHDHSIRTEAESQLKIAGGTPGFLGACLDIISAADIPDNIKLSASLYFKNKILYGWSGKKHGKNELLDFTVDNDEKPVVKDMLVKALVQSSIYSPNCIRLLQPALSTIVGEDYPQKRWDSLLDSSFGLMDSNDINSAHIGLLCLSEIFRTYRWKDNDSRQELEHIIVKFFPPLLEFATSNLLSEGRNVENAKVGDMVKLVLKIYKFVTYHDLPFTLQRPENFISWANFHVAIIQQSLPTQILASMDTESRKSFSWIKSKKWAYANMSRLFQRYASTSLSRKFAYDEFKTLYLQEFLPQLLQLFFQQIEQWSSKSLWLSDEAIYHILGYIEQTVIQKATWPLVKPHFTIILEHVIYPLLCPTEKTLETFESDPQEYIHRNLELWDDNYSPDFAALSLLSTCVTKRGKSTLVPTVQFVTEKLKQDLNDFNNSEKVIKAESSLRIISNILDRLFQKNSAFANEAEDILSSFVFPFFLSSQEFLKARVCEICSKLGDYQFRNEHILQTIYNGIISCFMQDSDCLPVELLAALALQAFIHVPQFQEPISANVVQMTQKLLRISNEIESDAISGVLQEFVECFSEQLQPFGIELMNDLVQQFLKLAIDLQDSSNFDINLITDKSDLPDDTDKQMAALGILSTAISILLSFENSHEIVKSLEQSFYPAAEFILKNQMEDFYGEVCEFLENSTFLLRDISPISWKVLELIGECNRKDESMVSFYLDDFMVAFNNYLVYGQDELKKNQFYSNILFEVYTKATVSDDNGLDEMVSIFELSQKLVLALGPQTPNEYIERFLGDALASIKSEAQHIKENISFSVSAFNVICACLTCYPLNTINILNASGALESFFSMWFEFFVPNYKRVYDIKLSAMALLALVNEVELQDLVSLSVANVLPKSSSMIVKLLTTFPHALKALEEKRKEYSSDTLQEGANIDWEDAGQFDDASDEDGENDEEYLEFLNKDLKFVEEETNGYEPAESFEDLEEDPLSGSVIDSINVYQVLKSVISALQGDQVKYQAFTSGLSPEDQQTFLQLVNL encoded by the coding sequence ATGGACCCGAACACATTGTTGCAGTGCTTCGCTGGTACTTTGAATCATGACCATAGTATCCGTACAGAGGCAGAATCCCAACTTAAAATAGCAGGAGGGACTCCTGGATTTCTAGGAGCATGCTTGGACATTATATCTGCCGCAGATATTCCAGACAATATAAAGCTGTCTGCTTCTTTATACTTTAAAAATAAGATCTTATATGGATGGAGTGGGAAGAAGCATGGTAAAAATGAACTTCTGGACTTTACAGTTGATAACGACGAGAAACCCGTGGTCAAAGACATGCTTGTTAAAGCGCTTGTCCAGTCATCCATCTATTCTCCTAATTGTATTAGACTTCTGCAGCCGGCCCTCAGTACCATTGTCGGCGAGGACTACCCTCAAAAGAGATGGGATTCACTTCTCGACAGCTCTTTTGGATTGATGGACTCCAATGACATCAACTCTGCCCATATCGGCCTTTTGTGCCTGAGTGAAATTTTCAGAACATACAGATGGAAAGACAATGACTCAAGACAGGAATTAGAGCATATTATTGTGAAATTCTTTCCTCCACTGTTAGAATTTGCAACGTCGAATTTACTGAGCGAGGGAAGGAATGTTGAGAATGCGAAAGTGGGCGACATGGTTAAGCTGGTCCTAAAAATTTACAAGTTTGTGACCTATCATGACTTGCCCTTTACGCTTCAAAGGCCTGAAAATTTCATTTCTTGGGCCAACTTCCACGTTGCCATAATCCAACAATCCCTACCGACTCAAATATTGGCGTCTATGGACACAGAAAGTCGAAAAAGTTTCTCTTGGATCAAGTCTAAAAAGTGGGCGTATGCAAACATGTCAAGGCTTTTCCAGAGATATGCCTCTACTTCGCTTTCTCGCAAATTTGCGTATGACGAATTCAAGACGCTATACCTTCAGGAGTTCCTGCCACAGTTGCTTCAATTGTTCTTCCAGCAGATAGAACAGTGGAGCAGTAAGTCTCTGTGGCTAAGTGATGAGGCTATCTATCATATATTGGGATACATTGAACAAACAGTGATACAAAAAGCGACATGGCCATTGGTCAAGCCACATTTCACCATAATTCTAGAACATGTCATTTACCCGCTTCTGTGTCCCACTGAAAAAACATTAGAGACTTTCGAAAGTGACCCTCAAGAGTACATTCATAGAAATTTGGAACTTTGGGACGATAATTATTCTCCTGATTTTGCAGCCTTATCTCTGTTAAGTACATGCGTTACTAAACGCGGAAAGTCAACTCTCGTGCCCACTGTTCAATTTGTGACTGAGAAGCTTAAACAGGATCTCAACGATTTCAATAACTCTGAAAAAGTGATCAAAGCGGAATCCTCTTTGAGAATCATTTCAAATATACTAGATCGGctattccaaaaaaattccGCATTCGCCAACGAAGCAGAAGATATATTATCGAGCTTTGTGTTTCCTTTCTTTTTGTCCTCTCAAGAGTTTCTGAAGGCTCGCGTTTGTGAGATCTGTTCCAAGCTTGGCGATTACCAATTTAGAAATGAACATATCCTGCAAACAATTTACAACGGCATTATATCCTGTTTCATGCAGGATTCTGATTGTCTTCCCgttgagctgctggctgCTCTTGCATTACAGGCTTTTATACATGTTCCTCAATTCCAAGAACCCATATCTGCAAACGTGGTACAAAtgactcaaaagcttctccGGATTTCGAACGAAATTGAGTCAGATGCCATTTCGGGCGTTCTACAAGAGTTTGTTGAATGCTTTTCGGAACAGCTGCAGCCCTTCGGAATTGAACTGATGAATGATTTAGTGCAGCAATTCTTAAAATTGGCCATTGACCTTCAAGACTCTTCCAACTTTGACATCAACCTCATAACCGATAAATCAGACTTACCAGACGATACTGACAAGCAAATGGCGGCGCTAGGAATTTTGTCAACGGCCATATCTAtccttctttcttttgaaaattctCACGAAATCGTCAAGAGCCTCGAACAGTCGTTCTACCCTGCTGCTGAGTTTATTTTAAAAAATCAAATGGAGGACTTTTACGGTGAAGTTTGTGAGTTCCTTGAGAATTCGACATTCTTGTTGAGAGACATAAGCCCAATATCATGGAAAGTGCTTGAGCTTATTGGCGAATGTAACAGAAAGGATGAAAGCATGGTTTCATTTTACTTGGATGACTTTATGGTGGCTTTCAACAACTACCTCGTTTACGGACAAGATGAACTAAAAAAGAACCAGTTTTACTCAAAtattttgtttgaagtcTACACTAAAGCGACGGTATCGGATGATAACGGCCTGGATGAAATGGTTTCcatctttgagctttctcAGAAGCTTGTGCTTGCATTGGGTCCACAGACGCCCAACGAATACATTGAGCGTTTTTTGGGAGATGCTCTAGCTTCTATCAAGAGCGAGGCTCAGCATATTAAAGAGAACATTTCGTTTTCGGTTTCTGCATTTAATGTCATCTGTGCCTGCTTGACTTGCTATCCTTTGAATACAATCAACATTCTCAACGCGAGCGGCGCCTTGGAGAGTTTCTTTAGTATGTGgtttgaattttttgttcCCAACTACAAAAGAGTCTACGATATTAAGCTTTCAGCCATGGCATTGCTTGCGCTAGTCAATGAGGTGGAGTTACAAGATCTTGTCTCACTATCTGTGGCAAACGTGCTACCCAAATCTTCTTCCATGATTGTTAAGTTGCTGACCACTTTCCCACACGCGCTAAAAGCTTTAGAAGAAAAGCGTAAAGAGTATTCGTCGGATACTTTACAAGAGGGGGCCAATATCGATTGGGAGGATGCTGGACAGTTCGATGATGCTAGCGACGAAGACGGAGAAAATGATGAGGAGtatcttgaatttttgaataaaGATCTgaagtttgttgaagaagaaacgaATGGTTACGAACCGGCtgagagctttgaagacCTGGAGGAAGATCCTCTCTCGGGCTCTGTCATAGATTCTATCAACGTTTACCAAGTTCTCAAATCTGTCATTTCTGCACTACAAGGAGATCAAGTTAAATACCAGGCTTTCACATCTGGCCTATCACCTGAGGACCAGCAAACATTTCTCCAGCTTGTAAATCTATAG
- the LNP1 gene encoding Lnp1p (similar to uniprot|P38878 Saccharomyces cerevisiae YHR192W Hypothetical ORF): MFSKVKDLIRGQSQETLIKRYTQQLATITSKIHQLDVALKKKDATRSKWQGYMNLYGSSALAVFTAASYLRLSDKHFILAILVASVAAFVLLKWTLNKWFEYSAQRTVRKLDKLRAEHQDKLEALKQKTHFYSTNSLIQRFSSGEHQAEDAVTLMDEEVRSKHEELSKLQRELEGFKSHENTQESQVQREKWFDKVLDVISGGDLKLNSQMKPIVCSECGKHAGSYSIGGTQLHYVCPFCGWKFDTPDGDSHDNEESKDELSVTSSANKTM; encoded by the coding sequence atgtTTAGTAAAGTTAAGGATCTCATTCGTGGTCAGTCTCAAGAGACTTTGATTAAACGGTATACCCAGCAATTGGCCACCATAACTTCAAAGATCCACCAGTTGGACgtggccttgaaaaagaaggatGCCACAAGGTCTAAATGGCAAGGATACATGAATTTATACGGATCAAGTGCACTTGCTGTATTTACCGCTGCCTCATACTTGCGCCTAAGTGACAAACATTTCATATTAGCTATCCTGGTTGCCTCAGTCGCGGCCTTCGTCCTACTAAAGTGGACCTTAAATAAGTGGTTCGAATACTCCGCACAAAGAACTGTTCGTAAGCTCGATAAGCTGAGGGCAGAACACCAAGATAAGCTGGAGGCTCTCAAGCAGAAGACGCACTTTTATTCTACAAATTCATTGATACAACGATTCTCTTCTGGTGAGCATCAGGCAGAGGACGCTGTAACTTTAATGGACGAAGAAGTGAGAAGTAAGCACGAAGAGCTCAGTAAGCTACAGAGAGAGCTGGAGGGCTTTAAGAGCCATGAAAATACGCAAGAATCACAAGTCCAGAGGGAAAAGTGGTTTGACAAGGTACTGGACGTAATTTCTGGAGGCGACCTGAAGCTAAACTCGCAGATGAAGCCTATAGTGTGCAGCGAGTGCGGCAAGCATGCAGGAAGTTACAGCATTGGTGGGACCCAGCTGCATTATGTCTGCCCATTCTGTGGCTGGAAATTCGATACCCCAGATGGCGATTCCCATGATAATGAAGAAAGCAAAGATGAATTGTCTGTAACATCCTCAGCAAATAAAACTATGTAA
- the CTF8 gene encoding Ctf8p (similar to uniprot|P38877 Saccharomyces cerevisiae YHR191C CTF8 Subunit of a complex with Ctf18p that shares some subunits with Replication Factor C and is required for sister chromatid cohesion), translating into MPAVEISVSKLGSLFQEEGKISVYTRLGNTLLEIQGELEHPLEVPQGNTNGKFTKYRGEDIVRFGLLSVDEDQKRATLFVGEKQRLLGTIVKLETPLGLLKFDHESVSVELQDIIRYKIIFKDRPLPVM; encoded by the coding sequence ATGCCTGCCGTTGAAATATCAGTCTCTAAGCTTGGCagtctctttcaagaagaaggcaaGATTTCGGTTTATACACGACTAGGCAATACTCTCCTAGAGATCCAAGGTGAGCTAGAACACCCGCTAGAAGTACCTCAAGGAAATACGAACGGTAAATTCACGAAGTATCGAGGTGAGGACATTGTTAGATTTGGACTGCTCtctgttgatgaagatcAAAAGAGGGCCACGTTGTTTGTTGGGGAGAAACAAAGACTGCTAGGCACGATTGTTAAACTGGAGACACCATTGGGTTTGCTTAAATTTGATCATGAATCGGTATCAGTGGAACTTCAAGACATTATAAGGTACAAGATAATTTTCAAAGATCGGCCCTTGCCGGTTATGTAG